The following are encoded in a window of Bradyrhizobium sp. WBOS07 genomic DNA:
- a CDS encoding transglutaminase-like cysteine peptidase, producing the protein MHRTSGPVIAAAIAIVIGGVQWARAALLVAPRVPQADSAHIELGRPALPPLTYTVFCLRYQAECRPRRSFRGGPIRLTEKRWADLREINRTVNLAIEPVRNELGLSGEVWTIHPARGDCNDYAVSKRHDLLRRGWPSRVLLLGEVVVSSGEHHLVLLVRTRSGDLVLDNLTSQIKPWSRTSYRWVRVQSPGRDGLWATVGREGV; encoded by the coding sequence ATGCATCGAACCTCGGGCCCGGTCATCGCAGCGGCTATAGCAATTGTCATCGGAGGCGTTCAGTGGGCGCGAGCGGCTTTGCTGGTTGCGCCGAGAGTCCCCCAGGCGGATTCTGCGCACATCGAGCTGGGGCGCCCGGCTCTGCCGCCCCTTACTTACACGGTGTTTTGCCTGCGCTATCAGGCCGAATGTCGCCCGCGACGCTCCTTTCGAGGCGGCCCGATCCGGTTGACCGAGAAGCGATGGGCAGACCTGCGGGAGATCAATCGTACCGTCAATCTGGCGATAGAACCGGTCCGCAACGAGCTTGGTCTTTCGGGCGAGGTATGGACTATCCACCCCGCGCGTGGCGATTGCAACGATTACGCGGTGAGCAAGCGCCACGACTTGCTTCGGCGCGGCTGGCCCTCGCGCGTCCTCCTATTAGGCGAAGTCGTCGTCAGTTCCGGTGAACATCATCTGGTGCTTCTCGTGCGTACCAGAAGCGGCGATCTGGTCCTCGACAATCTCACGTCACAGATCAAGCCGTGGTCGCGGACGTCCTATCGTTGGGTTCGCGTGCAGAGCCCGGGCCGTGACGGGCTGTGGGCCACGGTTGGACGGGAAGGGGTATGA
- a CDS encoding HlyD family type I secretion periplasmic adaptor subunit produces the protein MSGQVAPAMQSIQRYMIVGMIMLGLVTFGIGGWATTSQLSGAVIAQGVVVVDSSVKKVQHATGGIVGELRVRQGDRVKAGDVLIRLDQTQTLANATIVTNSIDELLARQARLEAERDGAEQVVFPKLLLDRARDSNSEASRAITAERKLFDLRRQARSGQKAQLQEKGAQLENEIKGYTGQTEAKQKEVEFIRQELEGVRSLWQKNLVPITRLNSLERDSARIEGERSQLAGMIAQSKGKISEIGLQIIQIDQDLRTEVGKDLIETRSKLSELGERKTAAVDQLNRVDIRAPQSGRVHELSVHTVGGVISPGEQIMLIVPDADSLAVEVKIAPKDIDQVYVGQTATMRFAAFNQKTTPEIDGEVSMVSADITQDQRAGTSYYTGRVLLKPEALAELGAAKLLPGMPVEVFIKTAGRTALSYLLKPLQDQAGRAFKER, from the coding sequence ATGAGCGGCCAGGTGGCGCCGGCGATGCAATCGATCCAGCGTTACATGATCGTCGGTATGATCATGTTGGGTCTGGTCACTTTCGGGATCGGCGGTTGGGCAACGACAAGCCAATTGTCGGGCGCGGTGATCGCTCAGGGCGTCGTCGTGGTGGATTCGAGCGTCAAGAAAGTTCAGCACGCCACTGGCGGAATCGTGGGTGAGTTGCGCGTGCGCCAGGGCGATCGGGTCAAAGCGGGCGACGTTTTGATCCGCCTCGACCAGACGCAGACGCTCGCAAATGCGACGATCGTCACCAATAGCATCGATGAGCTGCTGGCGCGACAGGCGCGCCTCGAGGCCGAACGCGATGGTGCCGAGCAGGTCGTGTTTCCAAAATTGCTGCTCGACCGGGCCAGGGATAGCAACTCCGAGGCGAGCCGTGCGATCACCGCGGAGCGAAAGCTGTTCGACCTTCGCCGTCAGGCGAGGAGCGGCCAAAAAGCGCAACTGCAGGAGAAAGGCGCGCAGCTGGAAAACGAAATCAAGGGTTATACGGGTCAGACCGAGGCCAAGCAGAAGGAAGTCGAATTCATCCGCCAGGAGCTGGAGGGTGTGCGCAGCCTCTGGCAGAAAAATCTGGTGCCGATCACGCGGCTCAATTCCCTCGAGCGCGACTCCGCCCGCATCGAAGGCGAGCGCAGCCAGCTCGCAGGAATGATCGCTCAGTCGAAGGGCAAGATCTCCGAAATCGGACTCCAGATCATTCAGATCGACCAGGACCTCCGAACGGAGGTCGGCAAGGACCTGATCGAAACGCGCTCGAAACTCTCCGAGCTGGGCGAGCGCAAGACAGCGGCGGTCGACCAGTTGAATCGCGTCGATATCAGGGCGCCGCAATCCGGCCGTGTCCATGAGCTCAGCGTCCATACGGTCGGAGGGGTGATATCTCCTGGCGAGCAAATCATGCTGATCGTCCCCGATGCGGACTCGCTCGCGGTCGAGGTCAAGATCGCACCGAAGGATATCGACCAGGTCTATGTGGGGCAGACTGCGACAATGCGCTTCGCAGCCTTCAACCAGAAGACCACGCCCGAAATCGATGGCGAGGTCAGCATGGTCTCGGCAGACATCACGCAGGATCAGCGTGCCGGCACGAGTTACTACACAGGCCGCGTCCTGCTGAAGCCGGAAGCGCTGGCGGAGCTCGGGGCCGCAAAGTTGCTGCCCGGCATGCCAGTCGAGGTCTTCATCAAGACGGCAGGCCGGACCGCGCTTTCATACCTGCTCAAGCCGCTGCAGGATCAGGCCGGGAGGGCGTTTAAGGAGCGCTGA
- a CDS encoding type I secretion system permease/ATPase, translating into MSAFLRSCRRIFWALAAFSGMSNLLMLTGSFFMLQVYDRVLPGRSIPTLVALMVLATVLYLFQGGLDFVRSRISARVGRYFDERLGIRIFDALVRLPLKTRADGDGLQPVRDLDQVRSFLSSGGPTALFDLPWMPIYLGVCFLFHFWIGVTALTGALVLVGITMLTETRTRGPARASSRLAVSRTALALEGRRNAEVLQAMGMRQQAALRWRDVNAKYLAAHERASDVANSLGGASKIFRAILQSLVLAVGAVLVINQESTAGIIIAGSILSARALAPVELAIANWKGFVAARQSGQRLDALLKLLPSEEERLALPPPVEALTVEHLSIGAPNSERPTVHEVSFELRSGQAVGIIGPSGSGKSTLVRALVGVWPCIRGRIRLDNAALEHWSSDALGKHIGYLPQDVELFDGSIAMNIARFDPQATAAAVLEAAHAAGAHDLILSLPDGYGTKIGEGGLALSAGQRQRIGLARAFYGKPFLVVLDEPSSNLDAEGEEALTEAILNVRRRGGIVVVVAHRPKALEAVDHVLCLGEGRVQSFGKREEVLRKVLRNPVPLKVVAEAQGGSR; encoded by the coding sequence ATGTCCGCATTCCTGCGGTCTTGCCGCAGGATATTCTGGGCGCTCGCGGCCTTCAGCGGCATGAGCAATCTCCTCATGCTCACCGGCTCGTTCTTCATGCTGCAAGTCTATGATCGCGTGCTGCCCGGGCGCAGCATACCGACTTTGGTCGCCTTGATGGTTCTGGCTACGGTCCTTTACCTGTTTCAGGGTGGGCTCGACTTCGTCAGGAGCAGGATCAGCGCGCGGGTCGGCCGGTATTTTGATGAACGGCTCGGCATTCGCATATTCGATGCGCTTGTTCGCCTGCCTTTGAAGACCAGAGCCGATGGCGACGGCTTGCAGCCGGTGCGGGATCTTGATCAGGTCCGCAGCTTCCTGTCGAGCGGCGGGCCGACGGCGCTCTTCGATCTGCCCTGGATGCCAATCTATCTCGGCGTTTGCTTTCTTTTTCACTTTTGGATCGGCGTCACCGCGTTGACCGGCGCGCTGGTGCTCGTTGGCATCACGATGCTCACGGAGACTCGGACGCGCGGGCCGGCAAGGGCATCCTCGCGTCTCGCAGTTTCGCGAACGGCATTGGCGCTCGAGGGCCGACGTAATGCCGAGGTTCTGCAAGCCATGGGCATGCGGCAGCAGGCGGCGCTGCGGTGGCGGGATGTCAACGCGAAGTATCTCGCAGCCCATGAGCGCGCCAGCGATGTCGCAAACAGCCTCGGAGGCGCCTCCAAGATCTTCCGGGCGATCCTGCAATCGCTGGTTCTCGCCGTTGGCGCAGTCCTTGTCATCAACCAGGAATCGACGGCCGGCATCATCATTGCCGGCTCGATCCTCAGCGCGCGGGCCTTGGCGCCCGTCGAACTGGCCATTGCGAACTGGAAAGGGTTCGTCGCCGCGCGGCAGTCGGGACAACGGCTAGATGCTTTGTTGAAGCTTTTGCCTAGCGAGGAAGAACGGCTGGCACTGCCTCCTCCTGTTGAAGCCCTCACCGTTGAGCATCTCTCTATTGGCGCGCCGAACTCGGAGAGGCCCACCGTCCATGAAGTGTCGTTCGAACTGCGGAGCGGGCAGGCTGTCGGAATCATTGGACCGAGCGGATCCGGAAAATCGACGCTCGTCCGAGCGCTGGTGGGGGTATGGCCGTGCATTCGAGGCCGGATACGGCTGGACAACGCCGCGCTGGAGCACTGGTCTTCTGACGCCCTCGGCAAGCACATTGGTTACCTTCCTCAGGATGTCGAATTGTTCGACGGCAGCATTGCGATGAACATCGCGCGGTTCGATCCGCAGGCGACGGCCGCCGCTGTGCTGGAGGCCGCGCATGCCGCGGGTGCGCACGATCTTATCCTTTCGCTTCCGGATGGGTACGGCACGAAAATCGGCGAGGGGGGATTGGCGCTGTCGGCGGGGCAGCGGCAGCGTATCGGGCTCGCACGTGCCTTCTACGGCAAGCCGTTCCTGGTCGTGCTCGATGAGCCCTCGTCAAATCTCGATGCCGAGGGCGAAGAGGCGCTGACCGAGGCGATCCTAAACGTGCGTCGCCGTGGCGGGATAGTCGTCGTTGTCGCCCATCGTCCAAAGGCGCTTGAAGCCGTAGACCATGTCTTGTGCCTCGGGGAGGGCAGGGTTCAGTCCTTCGGAAAGAGAGAGGAGGTCCTCAGGAAGGTCTTGCGGAATCCCGTGCCGCTCAAGGTGGTGGCGGAAGCTCAAGGAGGCAGCCGATGA
- a CDS encoding Ig-like domain-containing protein: MPLIVAAATIKGTADPNSEIKLYDGTTSVGSSTTDADGKWSFQTSDLSGKSHAFTAEQVDTTGHVVGTSSGAAMIGSCRSDTLTGTTGNDVMVGKAGADTFQFAPNFGQDVIKDFAARGPSHDTIEFSKSVFDSFASVLSHAAQSGHDVVIATGSDTLTLKNTQLDKLNSHDFHFA; this comes from the coding sequence GTGCCCTTGATCGTTGCCGCGGCAACGATCAAGGGCACGGCCGATCCCAACAGCGAGATCAAGCTGTATGACGGCACGACCTCGGTCGGTTCGTCCACGACGGACGCCGACGGCAAGTGGAGCTTCCAGACCTCCGACCTGTCGGGCAAGTCCCATGCCTTCACCGCGGAGCAGGTCGACACGACAGGCCACGTGGTCGGAACCAGCTCGGGCGCGGCGATGATCGGCTCGTGCCGCAGCGACACGCTGACTGGCACCACCGGCAACGATGTCATGGTTGGCAAAGCGGGGGCAGATACGTTCCAGTTTGCGCCGAACTTCGGCCAGGATGTTATCAAGGACTTCGCTGCCCGCGGACCTAGTCACGACACGATCGAGTTCAGCAAGAGCGTATTCGACAGTTTTGCGAGCGTTCTCTCCCACGCCGCCCAGTCAGGCCACGACGTCGTTATCGCGACGGGGAGCGACACTCTCACATTGAAGAACACGCAGCTCGACAAGCTGAACAGCCACGACTTCCACTTCGCGTAG
- a CDS encoding amidohydrolase/deacetylase family metallohydrolase: protein MPFDLILRGGRVIDPSQKLDAVTDVAFAGGKVAAVGSALKADPATEVRDVSQFIVTPGLIDLHTHVYWGGTSLGIDAEEFCRLSGVTTAVDTGSAGPGNFAGFRKHVIEPSQVRILAYLHVSHAGIFGFSHRIMVGESEELRLMNPIEAAKVADANRDLIVGIKVRVGLHSSGTSGAVPLGIALEVANEVGMPLMAHIDHPPPSYEEVLARLRPGDVLTHAFRPFPNTPATAQGTVKKAVLEARERGVLFDIGHGKGSFAFKTARAMLANGFYPDTISSDIHQLCIDGPAFDQVTTLSKFLCMGMELSDVIAASTVNAAMALRRPELGSLKPGSVGDATLITVKQGQFDYEDVVGEHLIGDRKIVSEGVVIGGRWWHPN from the coding sequence ATGCCCTTTGACCTGATCCTGCGCGGGGGACGCGTGATCGACCCCTCGCAGAAACTCGATGCCGTGACCGATGTCGCCTTTGCCGGCGGCAAGGTGGCGGCGGTCGGCAGCGCGCTGAAGGCCGATCCGGCGACCGAGGTACGCGACGTCTCGCAGTTCATCGTCACGCCTGGGCTGATCGATCTGCACACCCATGTCTACTGGGGCGGCACCTCGCTCGGCATCGATGCCGAGGAGTTTTGCCGGCTCTCCGGGGTCACCACCGCGGTCGACACCGGCAGCGCCGGGCCCGGCAATTTCGCCGGCTTCCGCAAGCACGTGATCGAGCCGAGCCAGGTCCGCATCCTCGCCTATCTGCACGTCTCGCATGCCGGCATCTTCGGCTTCTCGCACCGGATCATGGTCGGCGAGAGCGAGGAATTGCGCCTGATGAACCCGATCGAGGCGGCCAAGGTGGCCGATGCCAATCGCGACCTCATCGTCGGCATCAAGGTCCGCGTCGGACTGCATTCCTCGGGGACATCAGGCGCGGTGCCGCTCGGCATCGCGCTCGAGGTTGCGAACGAGGTCGGCATGCCCCTGATGGCGCATATCGACCATCCGCCGCCGAGCTATGAGGAGGTGCTGGCCCGCCTGCGGCCCGGCGACGTGCTGACCCACGCGTTCCGCCCGTTCCCGAACACGCCGGCGACCGCGCAAGGCACGGTGAAGAAGGCGGTGCTGGAGGCGCGCGAGCGCGGCGTGCTGTTCGACATCGGCCACGGCAAGGGCTCGTTCGCCTTCAAGACCGCGCGCGCGATGCTCGCCAATGGTTTCTATCCCGACACCATCTCCTCCGACATCCATCAGCTCTGCATCGACGGCCCGGCCTTCGACCAGGTCACGACCCTGTCGAAATTCCTGTGCATGGGCATGGAGCTGTCCGACGTGATCGCGGCCTCGACGGTGAATGCGGCGATGGCGCTGCGCCGCCCCGAGCTCGGCAGCCTCAAGCCCGGCAGCGTCGGCGACGCCACGCTTATCACAGTGAAGCAAGGCCAGTTCGACTATGAGGACGTGGTCGGCGAGCATCTGATTGGCGACCGCAAGATCGTCTCGGAGGGCGTCGTCATCGGCGGCCGCTGGTGGCATCCGAATTGA